One Tolypothrix bouteillei VB521301 DNA window includes the following coding sequences:
- a CDS encoding GTP-binding protein — translation MSKNQQETHLNRARASLRQALSWYGHLRKAGQSQSKSQLAGLVKPELEILTSTLNKLDNNVIRIAAFGLVSRGKSAVLNALLGQKILQTGPLNGVTQYPRSVHWNPGGKVQVELIDTPGLDEIEGELRAQMAREVSQQADLILFVVSGDITRTEYQALCKLRQSQKPLILVFNKIDLYPDTDKQTIYKNLQQLGSGSFQNAPLQPDEIVMVAAEPAPMEVRVEWTDGRVTQEWETPPPQIEELKETILKILNREGRSLLALNALIQARDAEEAIAEKTIKLRQEEAEDLIWRYTKYKALTVGLNPIAFLDILGGTIADLALIRSLARLYGLPMTGYEAGKVLKTILFSSGGLLLGEIGSSVLLGLGKSATAIASGDNPINVTAYAGSAIAQAGIAGYGAYAVGKAAQVYLERGCSWGQLGASTVIQEILSEVEQNTILYRLQQELGLLNREL, via the coding sequence GTGTCAAAGAATCAACAGGAAACTCACTTAAATCGCGCTCGTGCTAGTCTCAGACAAGCACTCTCTTGGTATGGACATCTTCGTAAAGCCGGACAGTCACAATCAAAGTCGCAATTAGCAGGGTTGGTAAAACCAGAGTTAGAAATCTTGACCTCAACTCTCAACAAATTGGACAACAATGTGATTCGCATCGCTGCTTTTGGTTTGGTTAGTCGCGGTAAGTCAGCAGTCCTAAATGCTTTGCTAGGACAAAAGATTTTGCAAACAGGTCCCTTGAATGGGGTAACACAATACCCCCGTTCCGTACATTGGAATCCAGGGGGGAAAGTACAAGTAGAGTTAATTGATACACCAGGATTGGATGAAATAGAGGGGGAATTACGGGCACAAATGGCACGGGAAGTGTCTCAGCAAGCCGATTTGATTTTGTTTGTTGTCTCAGGTGATATTACTCGTACTGAATATCAAGCATTGTGCAAATTAAGACAATCACAAAAACCTTTAATTTTGGTCTTCAATAAGATAGATTTGTACCCGGATACAGACAAACAAACGATTTATAAGAATTTGCAACAGTTGGGTAGCGGAAGCTTTCAGAACGCTCCTTTGCAACCTGATGAAATTGTTATGGTGGCTGCAGAACCCGCACCAATGGAAGTTCGCGTGGAGTGGACAGATGGTAGAGTCACGCAAGAATGGGAAACTCCACCACCACAAATAGAAGAACTTAAAGAAACAATTTTGAAAATCCTCAACCGTGAAGGGCGTTCTCTTCTGGCTCTAAATGCACTGATTCAAGCACGGGATGCAGAAGAAGCGATCGCAGAAAAAACCATCAAATTACGTCAGGAAGAAGCAGAAGATCTGATTTGGCGGTATACCAAATACAAAGCTTTAACTGTTGGTCTCAATCCTATTGCCTTTTTAGATATTCTTGGTGGAACTATTGCGGATTTGGCTTTAATTCGCTCGCTCGCACGCCTTTATGGTTTGCCCATGACGGGTTATGAAGCCGGGAAAGTTTTAAAAACAATTTTATTCAGTTCTGGTGGTTTGTTGCTAGGTGAAATAGGCAGTAGCGTGCTTTTGGGTTTGGGCAAAAGTGCAACTGCTATTGCTTCAGGAGACAATCCCATAAATGTAACTGCTTACGCTGGATCGGCGATCGCTCAAGCAGGTATTGCCGGTTATGGAGCATACGCTGTGGGGAAAGCAGCACAAGTGTACTTGGAAAGAGGCTGTTCTTGGGGACAGTTGGGAGCAAGTACGGTGATTCAAGAAATTCTCTCGGAAGTGGAACAGAATACAATCTTGTATCGATTGCAACAGGAGCTAGGTTTGCTCAATCGCGAGTTATGA
- a CDS encoding metal ABC transporter permease: protein MIQALIEPLQYSFMQRSLIVAIIVGLLCAIVGSYLMVQRLALLGDAISHSVLPGLAIAFLLGGNIFVGAFVAGVLSTMAIAFIKTRSPIKEDAAMGIVFSAFFALGITLITVIQKDNKIDLNHFLFGNILGVTVEEVRDTSIIAALVLLVIVLVYKELLFYTFDPLGAKAAGLPVNRLNFGLMVVIALTIVASMKAVGVILVLSLLITPGATAYLLVKRLHQVMILGAVIGVFSSITGMYLSYFYNFPSGPAIVLVVSGLFMLALLFSPRHGIFTNIGKRHLLGAER from the coding sequence ATGATTCAAGCCTTAATTGAGCCTTTACAGTATAGTTTTATGCAAAGGTCGCTGATTGTTGCCATTATAGTCGGTTTGTTGTGTGCTATTGTTGGCAGCTACTTAATGGTACAACGATTGGCTTTATTGGGTGATGCTATCAGTCATTCGGTATTACCGGGACTGGCGATTGCTTTTTTGTTGGGAGGTAATATTTTTGTTGGGGCGTTTGTTGCTGGTGTCCTCAGTACTATGGCTATTGCTTTTATTAAAACGCGATCGCCTATCAAAGAAGATGCTGCCATGGGGATAGTTTTTTCGGCGTTTTTTGCCCTAGGAATTACCCTGATTACTGTCATTCAAAAAGATAATAAAATTGACTTGAACCATTTCCTTTTTGGAAATATTCTTGGTGTAACTGTTGAGGAAGTGCGCGATACTTCTATTATTGCAGCTTTAGTTTTACTCGTTATTGTTTTAGTATACAAAGAACTTTTGTTTTATACCTTTGACCCCTTGGGTGCAAAAGCAGCAGGATTACCAGTAAATCGCCTGAATTTTGGACTTATGGTAGTTATTGCTTTAACAATTGTTGCTAGCATGAAAGCTGTAGGTGTCATTCTAGTATTATCGCTTCTGATTACACCAGGAGCTACGGCTTATTTATTAGTAAAACGCTTGCATCAAGTGATGATTTTGGGAGCAGTTATAGGGGTATTTTCTAGTATTACTGGAATGTATCTGAGCTATTTTTATAATTTTCCTTCGGGACCGGCAATTGTGTTGGTTGTATCGGGATTATTTATGTTGGCGTTACTTTTTAGTCCCAGACACGGCATTTTTACTAACATTGGTAAAAGACACCTTTTAGGTGCGGAGAGATAA
- a CDS encoding TlyA family RNA methyltransferase, which produces MVKQRLDVLLVERSLCSSRALAQRLIQAGEVLVNSVVVDKAGTEVDVSAQIQIKERSRFVSRGGEKLAKAIELFAIPVEGRICLDGGISTGGFTDCLLQAGAKRVYGVDVGYGQVDWRLRNDSRVILKERTNLRYLTKDELYGDESVADLAVLDVSFISLTKILAALWHLLQDPREIVLLVKPQFEVGKDRVGKKGVVRDPKDQANAIFQVLQTAQELGWQYKGLTWSPITGPAGNIEYLLWLGMESEAQPLDLNAIAQMTCLAQKAVTIQKAEGRG; this is translated from the coding sequence TTGGTTAAGCAAAGACTTGATGTTTTATTGGTAGAACGTTCTTTGTGTTCGTCTCGTGCTTTAGCTCAACGCCTCATTCAAGCAGGGGAAGTTTTGGTCAATAGTGTTGTTGTTGACAAAGCTGGTACGGAAGTTGATGTTTCTGCTCAAATTCAGATAAAAGAGCGATCGCGTTTTGTTTCTCGAGGCGGAGAAAAGTTAGCTAAGGCAATAGAATTATTTGCCATTCCTGTAGAAGGACGGATTTGTTTGGATGGTGGCATTTCTACAGGGGGTTTTACTGATTGTTTGCTGCAAGCAGGCGCAAAACGAGTTTATGGGGTTGATGTTGGCTACGGACAAGTTGATTGGCGCTTGCGAAATGATTCCCGAGTGATTTTGAAGGAACGTACAAATTTACGGTATTTGACAAAAGATGAGTTATATGGTGATGAGTCGGTTGCTGATTTGGCAGTTTTGGATGTGTCGTTTATTTCGTTAACCAAAATTTTGGCTGCTCTGTGGCACTTACTGCAAGACCCCCGTGAAATCGTTTTGTTGGTCAAGCCTCAGTTTGAGGTGGGAAAAGACCGTGTTGGGAAAAAGGGTGTTGTGCGCGACCCTAAAGACCAAGCAAACGCTATATTTCAAGTGCTGCAAACAGCGCAGGAGTTGGGATGGCAATACAAAGGTTTAACTTGGTCGCCAATTACCGGTCCTGCAGGAAATATTGAGTACTTGTTGTGGTTGGGAATGGAAAGTGAAGCACAACCACTAGATCTAAATGCGATCGCCCAAATGACTTGCTTGGCACAAAAAGCAGTCACCATTCAGAAGGCAGAAGGCAGAGGGTAG
- a CDS encoding PAS domain-containing protein, translating into MGQKQIKFLGSPFTGDGQMGVLMRQFDWANTVLGPVKHWSQSLRTAVSILLNCPHPMFVCWGREFIILYNDAYVPLIANKHPHALGQKIPHVLPELWSVMRPIVQEITNTREPVSSQEIQLFADLKGYLEEIYVTFSCNPICHESGDIEGIFVNCTAITPTAIAQNGTGFLLKEIRECAPLTLCDRKPIETLSLDSEERLRLALEGADLGMWDYDLITGQLLWSNRCKAMFGLNLDTKMSYEVFINTIHPQDRLRVEQAIQQAITGQSKYNVECRVLWADGNAHWLAFRGHAYQDENGTPVRMAGVVLNITARKSVEQQLYQSQAHLAMAQRVAQVGSWEFDIETQKVSWSEITFLHWGIDPERGEPTYLELLERVYPEDREILQKSVERAIVEGVAYAFDMRIFLNDGSIRYLDSRGEPIFNEKGQAIKLIGTSLDITERKQTELALQQAKEAAETASQLKDEFLTILSHELRSPLNPILAWSQVLRSRKLNEATTERALETIERNAKLQTQLIDDLLDMSRILQGKLNLNIKPVNLVFIIKNTVELIRQLAEAKGIQIQTVLDLKTCQIEGDSTRLQQIIWNLLSNAIKFTPEGGQVTVNLEYLDSYAQIQVRDTGQGISPEFLPHVFERFRQESTSTTRKYSGLGLGLSIVRHLTKLHGGSVQAESPGLGLGATFTVELPLIVTDSKETAKEEQIKTQMNFNGLRVLIVDDEVDLRELIAELLEDLGATVTVASSAPEALRVFEQQTPDLLLSDIGMPEMDGYMLIRQIRLLPSERGGKIPAIALTAYAEDCNREKAIAAGFQMHIAKPVELRVLLEAIATLVGR; encoded by the coding sequence ATGGGGCAAAAGCAAATCAAGTTTCTTGGCAGTCCATTCACTGGTGACGGACAGATGGGTGTTTTGATGCGTCAGTTTGACTGGGCAAACACTGTGCTTGGTCCTGTCAAACATTGGTCTCAAAGCTTACGTACAGCTGTTAGTATTTTGCTCAACTGTCCGCATCCCATGTTTGTTTGTTGGGGACGTGAGTTTATTATTCTTTACAATGATGCGTATGTTCCATTAATTGCAAATAAGCATCCTCACGCACTCGGTCAAAAAATTCCTCACGTTCTACCAGAACTTTGGTCTGTCATGAGACCGATAGTTCAAGAAATCACGAACACCAGAGAGCCCGTGTCTTCTCAAGAAATACAATTGTTTGCAGACCTCAAGGGCTATTTAGAGGAGATTTACGTGACTTTCTCCTGCAATCCTATCTGTCATGAAAGCGGTGATATAGAAGGTATTTTTGTTAATTGTACGGCAATAACCCCAACAGCGATCGCTCAAAATGGTACCGGCTTTCTTCTAAAAGAAATCAGAGAATGCGCTCCCTTGACGCTATGCGATCGCAAGCCAATCGAAACATTGTCGCTTGACAGTGAAGAGCGATTGCGATTGGCGCTCGAAGGAGCAGATTTGGGAATGTGGGATTATGACTTGATAACAGGACAATTGCTCTGGTCAAATCGCTGTAAAGCCATGTTTGGGTTAAATCTTGACACCAAGATGAGCTATGAGGTGTTCATTAATACCATACATCCACAGGATCGCCTACGGGTGGAGCAAGCTATACAGCAAGCTATTACAGGACAAAGCAAATACAACGTTGAGTGTCGTGTTCTTTGGGCAGATGGAAACGCTCATTGGCTTGCATTTCGGGGACATGCTTACCAAGATGAGAATGGCACTCCGGTTCGCATGGCTGGCGTGGTGTTAAATATTACTGCACGAAAATCTGTAGAGCAACAACTATACCAAAGTCAAGCGCATTTAGCAATGGCTCAACGGGTCGCCCAAGTAGGGAGTTGGGAGTTTGATATAGAGACACAGAAAGTAAGTTGGTCAGAAATTACGTTTCTCCATTGGGGAATTGACCCAGAGCGAGGCGAACCAACTTACCTCGAACTACTCGAAAGAGTTTATCCTGAAGATCGCGAAATTTTGCAAAAATCAGTTGAACGAGCCATTGTTGAAGGTGTTGCTTATGCTTTTGATATGAGGATTTTCCTAAATGATGGTTCGATTCGATATCTCGATTCCCGTGGAGAACCGATATTTAACGAGAAAGGACAAGCAATCAAACTGATTGGAACATCACTCGATATTACCGAGCGCAAACAGACTGAGTTAGCTTTGCAACAGGCAAAAGAAGCAGCAGAAACAGCGAGTCAGCTTAAGGATGAATTCCTAACTATACTCTCTCACGAACTCCGTTCTCCACTCAATCCAATACTAGCTTGGTCCCAGGTTTTGCGATCGCGGAAGTTGAATGAAGCAACCACGGAGCGAGCCTTGGAGACAATTGAACGGAATGCCAAATTACAGACTCAACTTATTGACGATTTACTAGATATGTCTCGTATTCTTCAAGGTAAGTTGAACTTAAATATTAAACCAGTAAACTTAGTTTTTATTATTAAAAACACGGTTGAATTGATTCGTCAGCTTGCTGAAGCTAAAGGCATTCAAATTCAAACTGTATTGGACTTGAAAACTTGTCAAATTGAGGGAGACTCAACCCGGTTACAACAAATTATTTGGAATTTGCTTTCAAATGCCATCAAATTCACACCTGAAGGAGGACAGGTTACGGTTAACTTAGAATATTTAGACTCTTATGCCCAAATTCAAGTCCGCGATACAGGACAAGGTATCAGCCCCGAATTTCTCCCTCACGTTTTTGAACGCTTCCGTCAAGAAAGTACCTCTACAACCAGAAAATATAGTGGATTGGGACTTGGATTGTCCATTGTTCGCCATTTAACAAAACTACACGGCGGTTCCGTACAAGCAGAAAGCCCAGGACTCGGTTTGGGAGCAACATTTACAGTCGAGTTACCCTTGATAGTGACCGATTCCAAAGAAACTGCCAAGGAAGAACAAATTAAGACACAAATGAATTTTAACGGTCTGCGTGTTTTGATTGTTGATGATGAAGTCGATTTACGGGAACTGATAGCCGAGTTATTGGAGGATTTAGGAGCTACTGTCACTGTCGCATCATCAGCACCCGAAGCGCTGAGAGTGTTCGAGCAACAAACACCAGATCTCCTGCTTTCTGATATTGGTATGCCTGAGATGGATGGGTATATGCTAATACGTCAGATCAGACTTTTGCCATCAGAACGGGGAGGAAAAATACCAGCCATTGCTCTGACTGCTTACGCTGAAGATTGCAACCGGGAGAAAGCGATCGCAGCAGGATTTCAAATGCATATTGCCAAGCCAGTAGAATTACGCGTATTGCTTGAAGCAATTGCAACTTTAGTAGGGCGATAG
- a CDS encoding metal ABC transporter ATP-binding protein: protein MKTASFQPEFPLFRKNTGERPNLETHYDPTIDTVDSVSSQGSDVTAAIHISRLGVYYRATEALRDINCVVKPGRLTGIFGPNGAGKSTLLKAMLGLVPSHGSVRYQEKPLTQQLEKIAYVPQRSQIDWAYPATVWDVVMMGRVKKTGWFRQFSTVSRQVAKSALQRVGMSEYRNRPIGELSGGQQQRVFLARALAQEAEIFCFDEPFVGIDQKTQRVIFEVFQELAAAQKIILVVNHDLGESITHFDDLILLNQILIATGSRQQVLTEENLSRAYSGQVMFWKDAA from the coding sequence ATGAAAACTGCCTCTTTTCAACCAGAATTCCCATTATTTAGGAAAAATACGGGTGAAAGGCCCAATCTAGAAACGCACTACGACCCAACTATAGACACAGTGGATAGCGTGTCTTCACAAGGGAGTGATGTAACCGCAGCAATCCATATTTCCCGATTGGGGGTGTACTATCGTGCAACAGAAGCCCTGAGAGATATTAACTGTGTTGTAAAACCGGGGCGACTGACAGGAATTTTTGGTCCTAACGGTGCAGGTAAAAGTACGCTGTTAAAAGCCATGTTGGGGTTGGTTCCGTCCCACGGAAGCGTGCGGTATCAAGAAAAACCTCTCACACAGCAATTGGAGAAAATTGCTTACGTACCCCAACGAAGCCAAATAGATTGGGCGTATCCCGCTACTGTTTGGGATGTCGTAATGATGGGAAGAGTCAAAAAAACAGGATGGTTTCGCCAGTTTTCAACAGTCAGCCGCCAAGTCGCAAAAAGTGCGTTGCAACGTGTGGGTATGAGTGAATATCGCAACCGCCCCATTGGAGAACTTTCTGGAGGACAACAACAGCGAGTCTTTTTAGCCCGTGCTTTAGCGCAAGAAGCAGAAATTTTTTGTTTTGATGAACCTTTTGTAGGTATCGATCAAAAAACTCAGAGAGTGATTTTTGAAGTTTTCCAAGAACTTGCTGCAGCACAAAAAATTATCCTTGTTGTTAACCACGACTTAGGGGAATCTATCACCCATTTTGATGACTTAATTTTATTAAATCAGATATTAATAGCTACAGGTTCCCGACAGCAAGTGTTGACTGAAGAAAATTTGTCCCGCGCCTATAGCGGTCAAGTCATGTTTTGGAAAGATGCAGCGTAA
- a CDS encoding metal ABC transporter substrate-binding protein — MKLILQREVSLPVRTKLHFLPKIGLSVLFSCILFSCSQQNSTSNTSKKDKPQVVATSTIIANLAGEVGGDEIQVIGILKPGTDPHVYEPVPQDTRVMEEADLVLYNGYNLEPGLIKLMKSAAGKTRQFAVGEVVKPLQLTEKSKGTVPDPHVWGDVKNAIAMTNAIRDALIELSLEDKEEFTKNAQKLTEELKQLDGWIKAQIQTIPANKRKLVTTHDAFQYYGSAYGIPIAGTLIGISTEEQPSAQTVKRLVEEVKKIGVPAIFAETTINPALIKTVAQEAGVKLAPRELYSDSIGAPGSPGDTYIKMMQSNTETVVDALGGKRVPNVSR; from the coding sequence ATGAAACTAATACTTCAGAGAGAGGTCAGCCTTCCGGTTAGAACTAAGTTACATTTTTTACCTAAAATTGGCTTAAGTGTGCTGTTCTCTTGTATCTTATTTAGTTGTAGCCAACAGAATTCAACCTCTAACACTTCCAAAAAGGATAAGCCTCAGGTCGTAGCGACTAGTACCATCATTGCCAATCTTGCGGGGGAAGTGGGAGGAGATGAAATTCAGGTGATAGGAATCCTCAAACCGGGTACCGATCCTCACGTATACGAGCCTGTTCCACAAGATACCAGGGTGATGGAAGAAGCAGATTTGGTTTTGTATAACGGCTACAATTTAGAACCGGGATTGATCAAACTTATGAAATCTGCTGCGGGAAAAACCCGTCAGTTCGCAGTGGGTGAGGTGGTCAAACCTTTACAGTTAACAGAAAAATCTAAAGGGACAGTTCCAGACCCACATGTATGGGGTGATGTAAAAAATGCGATCGCAATGACTAATGCCATTCGGGATGCATTGATTGAGCTATCACTTGAAGACAAAGAAGAATTTACCAAGAACGCGCAAAAACTGACGGAGGAGTTAAAACAGTTGGACGGTTGGATAAAAGCCCAAATTCAGACGATCCCAGCAAATAAACGCAAGCTAGTTACAACGCACGATGCTTTTCAATACTACGGGTCTGCTTATGGAATACCTATTGCGGGGACTTTAATTGGTATAAGTACTGAGGAACAACCCAGCGCACAAACAGTCAAGCGGCTAGTAGAAGAAGTGAAAAAGATAGGAGTTCCTGCAATCTTTGCAGAAACAACAATCAACCCTGCTTTGATAAAAACTGTTGCTCAAGAAGCAGGGGTCAAATTAGCACCTCGCGAACTCTATTCCGATTCTATTGGTGCGCCAGGAAGTCCGGGCGATACCTACATCAAAATGATGCAGTCAAATACTGAGACTGTTGTGGATGCATTGGGAGGGAAACGCGTACCAAATGTTAGTCGTTAG
- a CDS encoding glycosyltransferase family 4 protein — MKIAQVAPLWERVPPSTYGGIELVVSRLTDELVRRGHDVTLFASGDSQTLAKLDAICPRALRLDPDIREGMMYEMLEASHVYQQAAEFDIIHSHVGIWALPLASMVSTPTVHTLHGNFTRDSSKVYTLHRTQPYISISNAQRQIDLNYASTVYNGIDLGDYQFVAQPAQPPYLAFLGRFSPEKGPQHAIAIAKKTGWRLKMAGKVDVVDKEFFEKEIAPQIDGKQIEFLGEVNHAAKVELLGNASITLFPITWREPFGLVMIESMAAGTPVIGIDMGSVPEVIAHGKTGFVCQSYEEMATMIPAALELNRHTCREHVENNFTVTQMVDGYVAVYEKILRDRNERNGRVPTLRTSLTSIA; from the coding sequence ATGAAAATCGCTCAAGTAGCCCCCTTGTGGGAACGGGTTCCACCTTCTACTTATGGAGGAATAGAGCTCGTAGTGAGTCGTCTAACCGATGAACTCGTGCGTCGGGGTCACGATGTGACTCTGTTTGCCTCAGGCGATTCGCAAACACTGGCTAAGTTAGACGCAATTTGTCCTCGCGCCTTGCGCCTGGACCCGGACATCAGAGAGGGTATGATGTACGAGATGCTAGAAGCTAGCCACGTTTACCAACAAGCGGCGGAATTCGACATTATCCATTCCCATGTAGGAATTTGGGCTTTGCCTTTGGCAAGCATGGTGTCAACCCCCACAGTACATACCTTGCATGGCAATTTTACCCGTGACAGCAGCAAAGTATATACTCTTCATAGAACGCAACCATACATTAGTATTAGCAACGCCCAACGCCAAATAGACCTAAACTATGCAAGTACCGTATACAACGGAATTGATTTAGGTGACTACCAATTTGTAGCTCAACCAGCGCAGCCACCCTATCTTGCCTTTTTAGGGCGCTTTTCTCCAGAAAAAGGACCTCAGCACGCGATCGCCATAGCAAAGAAAACTGGTTGGCGCTTGAAAATGGCAGGAAAAGTTGATGTTGTAGATAAAGAGTTTTTTGAGAAAGAGATTGCCCCGCAGATCGATGGTAAGCAGATTGAATTTCTCGGTGAGGTAAACCATGCTGCGAAAGTAGAGCTTCTGGGCAATGCATCTATTACTCTCTTTCCTATCACTTGGCGAGAACCCTTTGGCTTAGTGATGATTGAATCAATGGCAGCTGGTACGCCAGTGATTGGGATCGATATGGGTTCCGTACCAGAAGTTATTGCTCATGGCAAAACAGGTTTTGTTTGCCAAAGCTACGAAGAAATGGCGACAATGATTCCGGCGGCTTTGGAATTAAATCGCCATACCTGCCGAGAACACGTGGAAAATAACTTTACCGTAACTCAAATGGTGGACGGTTATGTAGCGGTCTATGAAAAAATCCTCAGGGATCGCAATGAGAGAAACGGACGAGTTCCAACTCTTAGAACTTCATTAACGTCAATTGCTTGA
- a CDS encoding cytochrome P450, whose translation MLSQLPNRITSSSWWQLMNWIADPLGFQDRYSQKYGDIFTMELGGLGSYVLVGNPQVIQEIFNQDSKNFDVGRGNALAKPIIGKNSLMLFDGDRHRRERKLLMPPFHGERLPIYAKQICHLTEQVASQWLVGQAFVARTAMQKISLEVILQIVFGLSEGERYQQLKPLLTDWLNMTDSPLRSSMLFLRFLQQDWGTWTPWGRMKLRQRQVHDLLIAEIEERRTQGNSGRGDILSLMMAARDDQGQPMSNEELQDELLTILFAGHETTATTLAWAFYQIHQHPNVLEKLLQELDSLGESSNPMEIAQLPYLTAVCQEILRMYPVLPVLFPRIAKSPIKIGGYHFDAETTLMPSIYLVHYREDLYPNARQFKPERFLERQYSRSEYFPFGGGSRHCLGYALAQLEMKLVIATILSKYQLANADDKPVKVQRRGFTLAPIGGVRMVMTGKR comes from the coding sequence ATGTTGAGTCAATTACCAAACCGCATCACCAGTTCCTCTTGGTGGCAACTTATGAATTGGATTGCCGATCCACTCGGATTTCAGGACAGATACAGCCAGAAATATGGAGATATTTTTACCATGGAGCTCGGTGGGCTCGGAAGCTATGTCCTCGTTGGTAATCCCCAAGTAATTCAAGAGATTTTTAATCAAGATAGCAAAAATTTTGATGTGGGACGTGGAAACGCACTCGCAAAACCTATTATCGGGAAAAACTCTTTGATGTTGTTCGACGGCGATCGCCATCGACGAGAACGAAAATTATTAATGCCTCCCTTTCATGGGGAACGCTTACCAATTTACGCCAAGCAAATTTGCCACTTGACAGAACAGGTTGCGAGCCAGTGGCTTGTCGGTCAGGCTTTTGTCGCTCGGACTGCCATGCAAAAGATTAGTCTGGAGGTGATATTGCAAATCGTCTTTGGTTTGAGCGAAGGGGAACGCTATCAACAACTTAAACCCCTACTGACTGATTGGCTCAATATGACCGATTCTCCGCTCCGCTCCAGCATGCTATTTTTACGGTTCTTACAACAAGATTGGGGAACTTGGACTCCTTGGGGACGCATGAAATTGCGACAGCGCCAAGTTCACGACCTACTGATTGCAGAAATTGAGGAAAGAAGAACGCAGGGAAATTCAGGGCGTGGCGATATTCTCAGCCTGATGATGGCAGCACGGGACGACCAAGGTCAACCAATGAGCAATGAAGAATTGCAAGATGAACTGCTAACAATTTTATTTGCCGGACACGAAACAACTGCCACAACACTTGCTTGGGCTTTCTATCAAATTCACCAACATCCAAACGTTCTGGAAAAATTGCTACAGGAACTAGACAGTTTGGGAGAAAGTTCAAACCCCATGGAAATCGCTCAGCTTCCCTATTTAACTGCGGTGTGTCAGGAAATACTGCGAATGTATCCTGTCCTTCCCGTACTTTTTCCACGCATTGCCAAATCACCTATAAAAATTGGGGGATATCATTTTGATGCTGAGACAACCCTAATGCCAAGTATTTACCTCGTCCATTATCGAGAAGATTTATATCCTAATGCCCGACAGTTTAAACCAGAACGCTTTCTTGAGCGCCAGTATTCTAGGAGTGAATATTTTCCTTTTGGCGGTGGAAGTCGGCACTGTTTGGGATATGCTTTAGCTCAGTTAGAAATGAAACTTGTTATCGCAACGATTTTATCAAAGTATCAACTTGCCAATGCGGACGATAAACCAGTTAAAGTTCAACGTCGCGGATTTACCCTTGCTCCTATAGGTGGGGTTCGGATGGTGATGACTGGAAAACGGTAA
- the apcB gene encoding allophycocyanin subunit beta, protein MRDAVTSLIKNYDVAGRYFDRNAIDNLKSYFESGTARVQAAASINSNAASIVKQAGSKLFEEQPELIRPGGNAYTTRRYAACLRDMDYYLRYATYALVAGSMDVLDERVLQGLRETYNSLGVPIGPTVRGIQIMKDIVKEQVAATGVSDTTFLDEPFDYMTRELSEKDI, encoded by the coding sequence ATGCGGGATGCAGTAACTAGCTTAATTAAAAATTATGACGTTGCTGGACGGTATTTTGACCGGAATGCCATAGACAACCTCAAGTCGTATTTTGAAAGTGGAACAGCACGGGTTCAAGCTGCTGCGTCTATCAACTCAAATGCGGCGTCCATTGTCAAGCAGGCTGGTTCTAAATTATTTGAAGAACAACCTGAGTTGATTCGTCCGGGTGGAAACGCTTACACAACTCGGCGTTATGCGGCTTGTCTTCGTGACATGGATTACTACCTGCGCTATGCTACCTATGCTCTCGTTGCTGGTAGTATGGATGTACTAGATGAGCGCGTTTTACAAGGATTGCGGGAAACTTACAATTCCTTGGGCGTTCCCATCGGTCCTACTGTTCGCGGTATCCAGATTATGAAGGATATTGTGAAGGAGCAAGTGGCTGCAACAGGTGTGAGTGATACTACCTTTTTAGATGAGCCATTTGACTACATGACTCGAGAGTTGAGCGAAAAAGATATCTAA